CTTCATAAGTAACTCACTGTTAAATATTAAAAATCGCAGATAATTGAAGCCGTTGACTTTCATTTATTGCAACCGTTTTATAAGCAGTTACTTACAACGTAAAAGATTGTGAGAAATAATTTGAAAAATAATCGTTTTGAGACTAGCCTGTTGAGGCATTTTCTCAGAAATTATCTAAATCGACATAGATCGCGGCCTTCTAGGTTTTGGCGGTGCTTGTTCTAATGCTTCCCGAAGATGTTCTATATGATTTCTTGCTCCTCGCAATTCTCTAGCAAGACGTAGTTGGACGTACTCCATGAGTTTAGCACGTTCTTTGGCTTGTTGCAGTTCTTCGCGTAGCCCTTGTATTTGTAATCGTTGCTGCTCTATCTTTTTATTAGCTTCGTAAAGTTTTTTCGATATTTTTTGAACTTCTTCTTCATAAGCTAGGCTACTTTCAAAATGAGCACTTACCATTTCTTGTTGTTGATTTTCATACTCTTCTCTTACTGTTTCTAAAGCGGATATATGAGCATTGAGATTTTTGATATGCTCATCAAATTCTGCATTTTGCTCATCCATTTCAAATTGTAATAACTCAATTCTTTCAATGTAGCTTTCCTTATCTTCTAACCGTGTCTGTAAAATGATCTCGAAATCATTTTCTACTTCATTTATGTAGCTTTCCTGTTCACGAATTGTATTTTGTAATCGCTGAATTTCTAAAAGCAAATTCTTCATTGTAATACGATAGCCTACTCTTTCAGAGCTATCTACAAAGTCTGTTTTGGAAAGATAGGTATGAATATACTTTGCTCCTACAGTAATTAAAACTATTCCTATAAGAATAGAAGCAAACAAAAGAATAGAACAAAATATAGGTAAGGAAGAAGCATAAGCAGCCAAACCAACAACATTTGCAAGGATCAGCACAATACCAACAGCAACAGCTGTGGTATGAGATAGCAAACACTTCTCAAAACGATGTATAGAAACTTTATTTGTAAAAATTTGATCAGGATTAATAGGGGAAGTTACACCGTTCATAGCATGCAAATACTCTCAATAAAAATGTAGAAAAGCCTCAGCGTTAATCTTCAGTATCATCGCTAGGCTGAATCACTATATTATTAGTTATAAATTCTTGAATATCAGAAACATTAGCGTGCAGAGTATTCGCTCTTTGAGTCAGAATACCTCCCGTAGGGATTTCTATTTCATTTCTATTTGTGCTCTCAGTGATGTATCCCTGAAGATTTTCTATATTAGATTTCAATGCCGTAAGTTTTTCATTCAATTCTGCAATAACATCACGTTTTTGTTCTCTATTTGCTACATTATCAGTAATAAATATCTGAAGTTCAGAAATCTCCTGTTTTAATTCAGATACTTTCCTCGTTGACTTTTCAATCATTTGATCTTTATTACGGAGGGCTTGTGCTTTTTCACGAAGCTGAGACTGTAACTCCTCACAATAAGTTCTCAAACTCTCAGCTATAATCTTTTCTGCCTGCTGAGACTGCCGTGCAAGTACTGATTCGGAATACAGCAATTCACTATTGATTCGGAACCTTTCTATAACGACATTTGAAGTCTCTTTATTCTCTTCTAAAATTCTCCTCAGCTCAACTAATTCAGCTCGTAAGCGGGTAACTAATTGTCCTAAGTCTGAGCTTTCTTTAGCCATAGCAGCATATCTGCGTGTTAAATTTTCTAGTTCCTCTTGCTTGAGCTTTAATAATTTCTGGATCCCAGAAGATTCTTCATCTAATTGAGATTGCAATGTAGCAATAGCGGTTTCTTTCTCAGATAAACGGTTCTGCAGATCTTGCAGCCGTTTCTGAAAATTTTGCAAAACATTTTCAGAACCGGAAATCTCTGCCCGACGAGCACGCGCTAATTTAAAGATGTTCGCAGTATGCATTCCACCTATGAAAAGGAGCAATATAACTCCAATAATGATCCCAGCAATAATCCCATTGAATGCTGTTGATGCGAAAGCACCAAATAAAACAAGTAAAGCTACACTAGCTGCTATCACAGTCAATCCTAAAATTCCTGCAATGATAGAAGTAATGAGAACAATCCGCGGTTTATTGATGTGATAACGACGGGAAGCTAATTGCTGCGTATGAGCAAACCCTAAGGGAAGTGAAGGTATCATAAGTTGCTCGCCTAAACATAATAGTGTAATAAATAACTAATTCTAAATAGAATAAGCTGCAAATATTCAATACATCTAATGTATTTAATAGCAAGTTATTTATTCTTAAACTTATGAAATTTAACAACTTAATCTCGACTTCTATCAATAACATAAAAAAGGCTCCTTACGATGATAAGCAGCCTTTTTGAGATCATCATGTTGACTAGTTACTTGGAAGCTTCATGTTCTGAAGAGGTGCTTGCCTCATCATCCGCATTATCTTCTTGCATAACCATGTAGTCGATATTTCGTTGGTTCACTGGAGAGCCTAAAATATTATTTGCTTCGAACCAGTGCGTATCCTCGTCCTCCTCTTCATCACTAGAAGGTAGTTCTATTTCCATACTTACATCCTCCAATCGAGACTCTAATTCTCGGGATAGATTAACAATTTCTTCTTTTGCAGATTGTAATTGTTGTTCTAGTTTCGCTTTATCCATACCAAGTTGATGTAGATCTTCGCTAAACCTACCCTCACTATGTTCTGCTCTATTAAATTGAGCGATAATTTCTTCCCTAAGGCAATCCAATTCAAGCCTTTGTTCTTGTAATTGTCTATTTAACTCTCGCTCCACGATTTCTAAATCACGTACTCTTCGGTGTAGTAATCCTTTTTCATCTCGATGTTGCCGCACGGAAACACAAAGATGAAAAAGGTTATAAACAGCTATACAGATAAGTAAAATAGATACGATTATCGTTAGGGTCACAAAAATAACATGAAGAGACCCTAATTTCGCATGAGAGGCGATACGCACAGCAACCTGTGCCCCAAAAACAATGAGACTCAAGGCTATCGCTGTGATATTTACAACGCGATGGCCTTGAGGTCCACGTATAGTAAAACAAACAGGAAGTCTGTTTAAATTCGTGCTTGTGGTTAGAAACTCCATCCACAACTTCCTCTAGGATAAAATGAGAAACACATACGTATCAAGAAACATAAAAGTTTCGTGTATAGGTGATGCGAAAATACTCAGAATAATTCCTGAATATCTCGATTGTTGACTTCTATCCTAAAATGACCGCTGGGAATGGATACAAGCGTTAATGAGACTGCACTTTAGTTTCTAATTCTTCTACTTTTTTTGTTGCTTGATTAAGAATTTCTTCTTGACGATTGAGTAATTTTAAACTCGTAGCATGACGTATCAAATAGTATCCCATCATACAAATGAGCAAAAGTCCTGCAACTATAGCTACACCAAGGGCAGCAAGAAATTGTACAGGAGCACCCTCACCAAAATGAATTAGTAAAGTAAATAGGCCTCCAATAAGTGCTAAACTTGTAAACATGGTAATCAAGCTAGCAACACGGTTGACTTTTGTATTACGCACATCACAACAAGAAACATTCTTAGTCCCTATACCAATAGGGGCGGGTGTTTCAACTAACATAAGCCACTCTCCTTAAATGAATTGCATTGTCTTAGCAATTTACAGTAACAAGTTTAATTAATACGCAATAAAAAGATAAACAAATTAAATGCGATAATTGAGAAAAATTCTAAATAATTAACCAATGCAAATTCTAAAAGAATTAATTGGTTAAAGAATTAAAAATTAATAATATATTCGGATATAGGGAAACAACGTAATTTATGCGCGTCCAGCTATCTGAGAAGGAGAAAAAGAGAACAAAGTTCCCTATGAAGCAACTCAAGAAATGAGTAGCTATTAAACTATTTTTTTGATCACTAAAACTAGGGATATTTT
This portion of the Chlamydia crocodili genome encodes:
- a CDS encoding IncA family protein: MIPSLPLGFAHTQQLASRRYHINKPRIVLITSIIAGILGLTVIAASVALLVLFGAFASTAFNGIIAGIIIGVILLLFIGGMHTANIFKLARARRAEISGSENVLQNFQKRLQDLQNRLSEKETAIATLQSQLDEESSGIQKLLKLKQEELENLTRRYAAMAKESSDLGQLVTRLRAELVELRRILEENKETSNVVIERFRINSELLYSESVLARQSQQAEKIIAESLRTYCEELQSQLREKAQALRNKDQMIEKSTRKVSELKQEISELQIFITDNVANREQKRDVIAELNEKLTALKSNIENLQGYITESTNRNEIEIPTGGILTQRANTLHANVSDIQEFITNNIVIQPSDDTED